The proteins below come from a single Rosa rugosa chromosome 2, drRosRugo1.1, whole genome shotgun sequence genomic window:
- the LOC133733789 gene encoding F-box/kelch-repeat protein At3g23880-like, with protein MSDYLPQEVITNILLRLPVKSLVICTSVCKSWGSMIKNSSFIRAHLTINFNNLHGTHLLLLHGVSCRSYSCGFGHYQSIHGLVEEVYSLHYDNHVFDEYCKIGFQSPVADGKICNECFRVVGICNGLVFLADDLMRLGYNFIIWNPSIRKLVTLPKPGLRFQTVGGYNACHGFAFDAITNDYKVVRLVEDQRGSMVDSEDTANQTFVEVYSLAAGSWSDPRFVDPQCKLNIGSPQAFVNGALHWDACSLTSSSCRYFILAFDVSSELFREMMMPKSLDLDLRRVLTLQLSVSGDGKSLALFMTKEEGSFLDIWVMTEYSVQESWTKLITLRPQGPVESLRRALCFRKSGEVVLEISHSRYRGEKARIELYSLDLTSGQLKALGISRYHYYTMDTYEESIVLLDRNDAVSC; from the coding sequence ATGTCAGATTATCTTCCTCAGGAAGTCATAACCAATATCTTACTTAGACTACCCGTTAAATCTTTGGTCATATGCACCTCTGTCTGCAAGTCATGGGGGTCTATGATTAAAAACTCGAGCTTTATTCGAGCCCATCTCACAATCAACTTCAATAACCTCCATGGCACTCACCTCCTACTACTCCACGGGGTTTCTTGTAGAAGTTATAGCTGCGGCTTTGGCCACTACCAGTCCATCCACGGGCTGGTAGAAGAGGTTTACTCTTTGCATTATGATAACCATGTTTTTGATGAGTACTGCAAGATAGGATTTCAATCTCCAGTTGCTGATGGGAAAATCTGTAATGAGTGTTTCCGTGTGGTCGGCATTTGTAATGGGCTGGTATTTCTTGCAGATGATTTAATGCGTTTGGGTTACAACTTCATAATATGGAATCCGTCTATAAGAAAGTTGGTAACCCTTCCCAAGCCTGGCCTTAGATTTCAGACTGTTGGTGGGTATAATGCTTGTCATGGGTTTGCATTTGATGCTATTACCAATGACTATAAGGTTGTGAGGCTTGTCGAGGATCAAAGAGGGAGTATGGTGGATAGTGAGGATACTGCGAATCAAACATTTGTGGAGGTTTATTCATTAGCTGCAGGCTCATGGAGTGACCCTAGGTTTGTTGATCCCCAATGTAAATTAAATATAGGGTCACCCCAGGCTTTTGTTAATGGGGCTCTTCATTGGGATGCATGCAGTTTGACAAGTAGCTCATGTCGCTATTTTATACTGGCATTTGATGTGAGTAGTGAGTTATTCCGGGAGATGATGATGCCAAAGAGTTTGGACTTGGATTTACGAAGAGTCTTGACATTGCAATTGTCTGTTTCAGGAGATGGAAAATCCCTTGCTCTGTTCATGACTAAAGAAGAAGGTTCTTTTCTTGATATATGGGTCATGACGGAGTATTCTGTGCAGGAGTCGTGGACCAAATTGATTACTCTTCGTCCACAAGGTCCAGTAGAGAGTTTACGCAGAGCATTATGTTTTAGGAAGAGTGGTGAAGTAGTGTTGGAAATATCTCATAGCCGGTATCGAGGAGAAAAGGCGAGAATTGAATTATATTCACTAGATCTTACAAGTGGACAACTCAAGGCTCTTGGGATTTCTAGATATCATTATTACACCATGGATACTTACGAAGAGAGCATTGTCTTGCTTGACAGGAATGATGCAGTTTCTTGCTGA